The Fervidobacterium pennivorans DNA segment TTTCTCTCAAAACTTTTATATCCTTGATTACTTTCCCATCATCTAACCTTTGACCGTATGGAAGGTTCGAAATTACCCAAGCTTTTTCGGTAAATACGGACAAATCTTTAAAATCCAGGCATGAGAATTCAACAGGTAGGGGCGTCTGGAAGATTTTGGAAGCAACTTTCATGTTTGCTTGAGCAACCTGTATAATTTGGCAGTCAATATCGCTCCCTTTGATAATCTTTTGAGAAAGTTTTTCAGAGAGATTTTGAAGATTTTTTAGAGCTTCTTTCCTTGATTTTTTCCATTCCTCCTTTAAAATCATCCAGTTCTCAGAAATGTATTTTCTGTTTAGATTGGGCAAGTTTATTGTACTCGCCTCTATGGGTATCGTGCCACTGCCACAGAACGGGTCAAAAAGAGCAAAATTTTCACCTTTACCATACATATCCCATCTCGAAAGCATAATAATTGCTGCGGCTATAGTCTCTCTAAGTGGTGCTTTACTTGTCTTTAAACGATAACCACGTTTTGACAGTGCTTCTCCAGAGGTATCGAGCAGTAAATGTGCCTCATCATCTTTCAGAACGAGGATGAAACTATAGATAGGACCACTCTCGTCAGTTCCACCTAAGCTTTCAACGATTGCCTTTTTTAAAACAGAAGCAACTGCACCGGTTGCACTAAGCTTTGAATTTGTTATCTTCAGTTTATCTATAACAATTCTTGCGTTCTTCTGGACAATAGCTTTTAAATTTGTATCTTTCACATTATCAAAAAGTTCGTCAAAAGTTTCTGCTTTGAATTTTTTAATCAATATCGAAATCCTGTCCGCTGTTTTCATATACATGTTCAAAAAAGGCACATCTTCCAACCTTGCTTTAAAAAATATCCTCCCGGAGGAGGAATAAAAGACCTTATATCCGAATTTTTTAAGCTCTAATGCCACCGCACCTTCCAACCCCGAAGAACAGAAAGCAACAATTTCAAAAAGTTCACTACTCTTGTTGTGTGCATTGATACTCATGGGAACCTCCGACTCTTGAATTTTTTCTTTTCCTAATTATAGGGATTATTACCCAGTTGGCTTATCATGATTTTCAAATGTTCCTTTCTTTTTATCTGAGAAAATCAAACTGTCGTTGAGGACAACTACACCAGTGCCCTCGAAGATTACACCCTCGTCAGAGTTTACAGAAAATAGCATACGATTGACAACATTGTTATAGATAATATGTCCGAAGACGTTTGTTTTTGAAACCTGGGCTCCAATCCACATCTGCGCCTTTCTATAGAAGAATTTTGAAGGATAACTTGTCCGCTCAAAACATATGAAAAGAGTGGGAGGATTCTTAACGTAGTTTTCAATTACTCCTATCTCCGTACCAATCAAAATACGAAAAACTATATTATCAAACTTCACATCGACTTTTTTATCGATGGTGTGTTTATGTAAAGC contains these protein-coding regions:
- a CDS encoding THUMP domain-containing class I SAM-dependent RNA methyltransferase yields the protein MSINAHNKSSELFEIVAFCSSGLEGAVALELKKFGYKVFYSSSGRIFFKARLEDVPFLNMYMKTADRISILIKKFKAETFDELFDNVKDTNLKAIVQKNARIVIDKLKITNSKLSATGAVASVLKKAIVESLGGTDESGPIYSFILVLKDDEAHLLLDTSGEALSKRGYRLKTSKAPLRETIAAAIIMLSRWDMYGKGENFALFDPFCGSGTIPIEASTINLPNLNRKYISENWMILKEEWKKSRKEALKNLQNLSEKLSQKIIKGSDIDCQIIQVAQANMKVASKIFQTPLPVEFSCLDFKDLSVFTEKAWVISNLPYGQRLDDGKVIKDIKVLREKFPNANFYLLHPDKDFEKIFGKATKKIRFQNSGLWTYLFMYY